TAATTTTCAATTAAGATTCAcgttgatattttattattgtttagttcCTGTTATTATTTATAGCTAGCCAAAAAGTTTCGTTCATGCAAAAATGTATGTTGACTCTAATGGGTGAGCTGGTCTTTTGGCAAAGAAAGGAGTTTCCCACGTTTTTGTTTCAATGCTTCTTCTGGGACTCTATGGGCTTTAAGGCTGacaaatttgtttcttttgaagaaataagTGTTGAAAATCCTGTAATTCACGTTTGACAAGAACcaattagcttttttttttggttgtaacCGAACTAATCAAGGGTCTGTTAGTGTTTTGTTCGTCTGTTTATATTCCTTTAgtctagtctttttttttttttagacggTTTAGACTAGTGTCATTGTTGAGCCTCAGTGGCTTAATTACCTAAAAGTATTTTCTACTTTTATATAGTTTATGTAATGgaacatataatatattttgtattcaacaacaatatatatacatataaatatatatatatatatatgaaaacttTAATTTAGTAAATACATTTAAAtaacataattataatatttctttaaataaaaggagaagatattattaaaaatgaatttttttttaatataacataatcaattttcttattttaattgatccaagaatattaaaagaaaatttgcatCTGCATTTCATGGAAAATATGTAACATGTTACAATAAGTTATTATATAACTTTAGAATTGtaacattttcctttctttccaaAATTTAAGTAGAAGGcatatattattaaaacttgaattttaagacaatcttttgaatatttatcatttttattttttttagggccCGTATATCTAATTTTTCTGTACtttttagcaagaaaaaaaaaaagaaaagaattttgaaccaaaATTGAAGTAGACAACctaaaaaaagaatcaatttaaggctCGATTAGTCCAATAATAGACCAAAGTAGACAACAATAATTGTTATATAAACAACTcaacttttaaatataatagTAAATAAGTTTCCTTTTAATTAGTATAAACAATtagataattataaaaaagtttattttttttaatttatataatgtTTATGGGGCTTCAAATATAAGAggtttatatatacatatatatatatatatatatatatatcaaatggTCAAATGatatttaatagaaaaataaaacaaaatgattagtaaataatatatacatacaccATTATGTTTAAGAgtactaaatataaaatattcagaCAAATTGCTACTTGCTACGTGATACTATTAGCCCACATCATTCTAAATAGGTAGAAAGTTGGTGCTACATATCATCGTTTTGCGCATTTACTAgttgtaaaatccaaattttataatatactaGTTAAATTCTCGCACAGTTTTgtcatattatataatatataattggaaaaattacactttgcccacctctAATTTGCTTGAAAAATACTTTGCCTACttgtgatttaaaaattggTACTTTAACCACCTAAGATTAGTTATGTTTGTCTTCAGTTATTCATCTCGGTTAAaaatatgggtaaatttgtatttttattacttttttatgtctctctcctctcaaaacattaaaaactaaaaaatcaatggaaaagaagatctaaaagctagattttgtaaaaattaaaacctttaTTACATACTAcatagtaataaataaataaaaaagcacaaCCACtaattttaaactcaaactttATTACATACTACATAGTAagtatatgatttataaacGGGATGGATAATGGATATCTTCAATTTCTTTCAAGGATAAATATAGTTTAAGCATAGAATTTTAGATAGGGTAAAATTGTAAAACAAGTCTTGAGTCCTTTGTTGATAGCTTTATTGTCGTTCAGTAATTGCTTCTCTAGCTTGATGTCATTTAATTCCAATATGTTCAGTTACTAATTTTAATCAAGGCGAAACTTCCAATTTCTATTCAATTGCTAAGAAATTGTAAGATAAGATGATACCAATTAATCCTTGCtttctaatctaaattttaatgcTCATTGAGATGTGGTTTAGATTTGGTTTGTTTGATGCTGCTATTGCCACCATGAAGAACATCATTAAGAGCAAGGTATATagtgagttccagttagctcaactggtaaaatttcttatggttaaataagagatctagggttcaatcccagcctacaccaaaaactgattgatgtcttagtctgataataaagagttatcatcaggagtggacgtcatagattgaaattctctataaaaaaaaaaagagcaagataTGTAATATGGcattaaatttaaagaaaaaaaaaacttaaaaacttttGATCAATTtcctttgtgtttgtgtgtgtgtgtgtgtgtggtggggggggtggggggggggggggggaggtattaataacaaataatgGGATTTCCTTGTATATTAAGATATTTGTTCTTTACGTGGGTGGATTTCATTCTTGATGAGAGCTATACATTGAGTAGGATTTCCTTTCTCACTGGCAATGGTTTCCACCAAAATGTAAAATCTCTCATTTGTGTTATTAATAATACCCTCTATTATATTTTGTTAGTAGGATTTGAATTAATGGGACCATATGTTTGACATGAGCagtaatttatatcttttttttccttttattttgcagtattttatttgttaccATAAGTtgaatagctttttttttttattcttaaatttcgTATTAcaataagaaatatataagatttttaaaaaattataaaaaaaaaaacttcttttttggCATATGCTATGTCATATTTTAGGCCACTTATTCTATGACATGTCCAACTAATAAAACAAAGTAAAGCTCAattatctttcttctttccCTACACTTTCTTGGCCatcatacttttctttttcttttttctttttttctttttttcttttttctatttcatatattgtaaattttgtaaCGCTTGatgcttttaaatttttcatgttGGATTTGATATGCCCTATGTGATGTGCACGACATGCTAATCTGCTTGAGATAACCCAAGATACACACTGCCTAGCTACAACTAATAATCCGCATATTCGATTGTTTGATGTTAAATCAAACAATACTcaaccttataaaaaaaataaaaataaataaaaactgaaccAGTATGTCACTCCTACAAGAAGTCTTACatttacttatcaaagaaaaaaacaaaatagtttaGCCTTACACTTTTTTAATagtctttttacattttttttttttccaagggCTGATATTTACACTTATCTCTAATGGCTTGGTAGGTGATGAGCTATGATTAACATACTAATAATATGCTGGCAATGGGGTTTCAATGTGATGGAAGTAGGATGTATGTAGGTTCTGAGACTGGCATAGGAAAGATTTGGGACTTGAGGTAAACGAAAAAATATCCCTGAAAATATAAgtggattttttattatttaattattgtattttGCTCTTATTGTTTAAGTAATTtagagttattattatttagattaaTTAATGAGCTTCGAGTTGTCAAAGGGAATATGAAAGTTGAGAAATATAGATTcccttttgtttaatttaaatatttggcattgacgagaaaatttttgaataattttttagataagaaatttcttctttttttttccagatgGTATTCACAAGTGTAGATTTGAAGATGTATATGGAAGAATTTCATTCTCTACCATCATTGATAAACACAAACCGTGCCATTGTTTATAATAGCAATAGATGAAACTAGCGTGATATCTTTCAAGTAGGTCAATAGGGAATGTAAATATGCCTTGCGCGCGTTAGTGAGTAATGAATGGAGGGTATAAATACACTGAAGATTTCACCAAAATTTTCGTAggctcttttgtttttgtacCATGATGAGCCCAAGTGGAATGAATGTTTGTgagattttgtgaaatttttggtgTATTGTTGATGCTTGTACCAAGACGAAATAAAATGATCATTTGGCTCTTGatttgaaattacaaaaatgGATAAATTTTATCAAGGGACTTTCAAAACAATTATTAGCCTCTACGTATTTTTGAAGTCTGTCAATGATCTCGCTTGAGTGGATTGCATTTCACTCGAGCAAATTGCTTTTCATTTCAGCGAACTATTCGAAAAATCTGATGAAAACTAATGCAAAATGTTTGCTTCTCCTCGCCTATAATTTTCCTCAAACAATCACTTTGCTTgagcaaaatattaagaaatagTCTTATTTATTGAGTTTATTCTTCAGTCTTCTACTTATAAAATGagattaacatatatatatatatatatacataaaaggGTAGATTGCAAATTGccattttaaactttaaggtgtttggattttacactctaatgtttcagaatttgaattttaacctttaaattttataagcattTGAATTTTACTCTTTAAAGTTTGggaatatttgaattttgcaccctaaaattttagaatttggagatgtaaaattcaaaaactcccaaactttaggtggtaaattttaaattctaaaacgttagggtgtaaaatttaaacactACTTCAAAGagtaaattctaaattttgaaacttcagggtataaaatccaaataaccATAAACTTTAGTTATGTAATCTGCAATTTATTCTATATAAGATAAGTTTAACTTGTTTTAACACGAAAGTTATCCCCAAGATTTTTTTCCACACAAGAACTTGTACCAAGCTTGTTtttgcattaataattccacctcttattttgcaagaaaaaaaaaattaatttgaaggtataatatttttgtatgaaataagCCTGACTTGTTTTAcgatatttatgtatttatataaaacACAATTAATCACTAGGTTGTaatattcattttcaatttagaTTGATTACATTAAAAACAATAACTCCACTCCTATTGAATTCTATCTATTGATTTAATGTTATAGacctataaatttttattggttacACCATATCATATTTCTAATCATAATTAAGTTAAAATTCCCTAAATACTTTCTAGAAGAATCCACAATTATGTATCTAGCAACTTTCTGGGATTCTAACCATCATTTTTATCCATAGTTAATGCAATGGTactcttatttataaatttttattggttacACCATATCATATTTCTACTcaaaattaagttaaaattCCCTAAATACTTTCTAGAAGAATCCACAATTATGTATTTAGCAACTTTCTGGGATTCTAACCATCATTTTTATCCATAGTTAATGCAATGATCCTCTTAATTGCAATTTGTTGTTTTGCAATGCACAATGCTATAACTTCACAAAAATTGTCTTACCCAAACCACAATGATAGGAGTTGAAAATGAATTCCCCAGTCAGAAGTCACAATGtcatttgaaaattcaaccttcATTGCGAAGTCATCTCACTTTGCTATATTTTCATTGCCAAAGGCTATGGGAATTTTCTTGGTTACGTAATAGACATCTTCACATAAACTTAAATAAGTAGGTAACACCTTTAGAATCATCcactgaaaaaataaaaatagagaaatacatatgattttttatatttaaaaaaaaattaaaaaaaaaaagaagaaagaagaagaagaaagagccTCTTAATACTCATATAGCGCATGTAAAGAGACTAGTCTTATTAAAATTCTTTCTACAAGCACCAAATAATTCATGGAAAATTTCACATAGCCTCACAAACATTAATTTTAAGAGCATTTAGACTTTCCATTTTATTCTTCATTGTGGATACATACAAAAGCCTGCATTCAAAGCGGTGTAGCCTCCGTCTACGAGAAGATTATGTCCACTCACATATTTTGAGTCATCACTTGCAAGAAAGAGTGCAGCATCAGCAATATCCTCTGGCGTGACATTCTTACCCTTGAGGTTGGAATAAATAGTAGGAGGAACGCCGTTTGCATCTGGTTCAAAGATATCCGCTGCCGCAGGTGTAGGAACCACATAGGGTGACACACAATTCACACGAATGCCATATTTTCCAAGCTCCACTGCTGTATTTTTTACCAATCCATGCACACCATGTTTTGCACTTGTGTAGCCATGCGATAAAGCCCCTCCTATGACTGAGCATATGCTAGCAGTATTGATTATACAGCCTTTGCGAGCCGGGATCATCACACGGGCTGCATGTTTGGTACCAAGGAAAGGACCTAACAGGTTGACTTTAATCACTTGCTCAAAATCATCTTGGGTGTTGTCAAGAATGCTGGTTTTTTTTACCCCAATTATACCAGCATTGTTGTACATAATGTCTAATTTACCGTACGTGGAAACAGCACAATTAACAGCATTTTCCACATCAGTTTCCTTGGTGACATCACAATGTACGAAGGTTGTACATTCAGGATTTAGTTCTTTGCACAGAGAGTGACCCATTTCATCTTGCAAGTCTGCAATTACAACTTTAGCTCCATTTTTGGAGAATAGTCTTGCAGTGGACGCACCAATGCCACTAGCCCCACCGGTAATTA
The sequence above is drawn from the Castanea sativa cultivar Marrone di Chiusa Pesio chromosome 5, ASM4071231v1 genome and encodes:
- the LOC142633715 gene encoding borneol dehydrogenase, mitochondrial-like, producing MGSSSLLPPEARRLEGKVALITGGASGIGASTARLFSKNGAKVVIADLQDEMGHSLCKELNPECTTFVHCDVTKETDVENAVNCAVSTYGKLDIMYNNAGIIGVKKTSILDNTQDDFEQVIKVNLLGPFLGTKHAARVMIPARKGCIINTASICSVIGGALSHGYTSAKHGVHGLVKNTAVELGKYGIRVNCVSPYVVPTPAAADIFEPDANGVPPTIYSNLKGKNVTPEDIADAALFLASDDSKYVSGHNLLVDGGYTALNAGFCMYPQ